In Pseudoalteromonas xiamenensis, the following are encoded in one genomic region:
- a CDS encoding CsiV family protein, whose product MLSRLFIAVVISTIALPAYATRWFEVEFIAFEQKENAELREDFSIKYPEITGKNQLDLLTDGFNLAGKEQCLQGTIQIQRNTFEPQSQVSPVCPDSYDYTQHFDVMPLSPKAEIQEHTDSIYLLDDSQLQLDDVMQKLKRKGLKPILHTGWRFPESSQTRAPNIIVYGGQRFAGNASLESIKNYINSEGYVGLLNHEFGSITHKDPDLWQLQGLMKIHVRHYLFITSEFDYRFMNDDAELQTARFSQYTRVYSGDIHYLDHPKMGMIIQIRKYKH is encoded by the coding sequence ATGCTTAGCCGATTGTTTATTGCCGTTGTTATCTCAACGATTGCATTACCTGCCTACGCAACTCGTTGGTTTGAAGTTGAATTTATTGCATTTGAACAAAAAGAAAATGCCGAGCTACGTGAAGACTTCTCAATTAAATACCCTGAAATTACAGGAAAAAATCAGCTTGATTTGTTAACCGATGGCTTCAACTTAGCGGGAAAGGAGCAATGTTTACAGGGCACGATTCAGATACAAAGAAACACATTTGAACCACAAAGCCAAGTGTCTCCTGTGTGTCCTGATAGTTATGATTACACCCAACATTTTGACGTAATGCCTTTATCACCTAAAGCTGAAATTCAAGAACATACCGATAGTATTTATTTACTCGATGACTCTCAATTACAACTTGACGATGTAATGCAAAAGCTTAAACGCAAAGGGTTAAAGCCAATTTTGCACACGGGTTGGCGATTCCCTGAATCCAGTCAAACACGTGCCCCTAATATTATCGTATATGGTGGTCAGCGCTTCGCTGGAAACGCTAGTTTAGAATCCATAAAAAACTATATTAATAGTGAAGGTTATGTTGGTTTGTTAAACCATGAATTCGGTTCTATCACACATAAAGATCCTGACCTTTGGCAACTACAAGGATTGATGAAAATCCATGTAAGGCACTATTTATTTATTACCTCTGAATTTGACTATCGCTTTATGAACGACGACGCTGAGTTACAAACAGCGCGTTTTTCACAGTACACGCGCGTATACAGTGGTGACATACATTATCTTGATCATCCCAAAATGGGTATGATCATTCAAATAAGAAAGTATAAACATTAA